One segment of Nakamurella flava DNA contains the following:
- a CDS encoding Re/Si-specific NAD(P)(+) transhydrogenase subunit alpha, whose protein sequence is MRIGVPAESRPGETLVAATPRTAAQLIALGYEVVIESGAGVKATFPDAAYTEVGAVIGSSTQAWTSDVVLRVNEPEPFEIARLQPGATLVTRMDPTGRPELIEALQSRKATAFCLEAIPRISRAQSMDVLSTMSNISGYRGVIDAAEAYGGMFGGQVTAAGKTKPATVFVIGAGVAGLAAIGTAGSLGAQVRAFDVRPEVAEQIQSMGATFVTSEGADQQVSSDGYAKALSEDQAARTARTYAEESAKADVVITTALVRGKAVRTITAEMVAGMRPGSVIVDLAAIGGGNCELTVPGKTIVTDNGVTIVGATDQPSRMPAHTSQLYGTNIVNLLKLMTPEKNGVLTLDFDDVIQRAVTVTHDGSVLWPPPPVQVSAAAPAPAVPEKPAPPTAEELAATAARQQQRRFALFGLAAVAVFLAVTFSPASFLGLFTVFVLAVFVGFYVITNVSASLHTPLMAQTNAISGIILVGALLQLGSTNIAVEVLAFIAATVAAINIFGGFGVAGRMIAMFRKDG, encoded by the coding sequence ATGAGGATCGGGGTGCCGGCGGAGAGCCGCCCCGGAGAGACCTTGGTGGCAGCCACCCCCAGGACCGCCGCCCAACTGATCGCCCTCGGGTACGAGGTGGTGATCGAATCCGGCGCCGGCGTCAAGGCGACGTTCCCCGACGCCGCCTACACCGAGGTCGGCGCCGTGATCGGCTCTTCGACCCAGGCCTGGACCTCGGATGTCGTGCTGCGGGTCAACGAACCCGAGCCGTTCGAGATCGCCCGGCTGCAGCCGGGCGCGACCCTGGTGACGCGGATGGACCCCACCGGTCGGCCCGAGCTCATCGAGGCCCTGCAGTCGCGCAAGGCGACCGCGTTCTGCCTCGAGGCAATCCCGCGGATCTCCCGCGCCCAGTCGATGGACGTGCTGTCGACGATGTCGAACATCTCCGGGTACCGCGGCGTCATCGACGCCGCCGAGGCCTACGGCGGGATGTTCGGCGGTCAGGTGACCGCGGCCGGTAAGACCAAGCCGGCCACCGTGTTCGTCATCGGCGCCGGGGTCGCCGGCCTCGCCGCGATCGGCACGGCCGGCAGCCTGGGCGCCCAGGTGCGGGCGTTCGACGTCCGCCCTGAGGTGGCCGAGCAGATCCAGTCGATGGGCGCGACCTTCGTGACCAGCGAGGGTGCCGACCAGCAGGTGTCCTCCGACGGCTACGCCAAGGCGCTGTCCGAGGATCAGGCGGCCCGGACCGCCCGCACCTATGCCGAGGAGTCGGCCAAGGCCGACGTCGTCATCACCACCGCGTTGGTGCGGGGCAAGGCCGTCCGCACCATCACGGCCGAGATGGTGGCCGGGATGAGGCCGGGCAGCGTCATCGTCGACCTGGCCGCGATCGGCGGCGGCAACTGCGAGCTGACCGTGCCGGGCAAGACGATCGTCACCGACAACGGCGTGACCATCGTCGGCGCGACCGACCAGCCGAGCCGGATGCCTGCGCACACCTCCCAGCTGTACGGCACCAACATCGTCAACCTGCTCAAGCTGATGACCCCGGAGAAGAACGGCGTGCTCACGCTCGACTTCGACGACGTCATCCAGCGGGCCGTCACCGTCACCCACGACGGGTCGGTGCTGTGGCCGCCGCCGCCCGTGCAGGTCTCGGCCGCCGCGCCGGCGCCGGCCGTCCCGGAGAAGCCGGCTCCGCCGACCGCCGAGGAACTGGCCGCGACGGCCGCCCGCCAGCAACAGCGCCGGTTCGCGCTGTTCGGGCTGGCCGCGGTGGCCGTCTTCCTGGCGGTGACGTTCTCGCCGGCCAGCTTCCTGGGGCTGTTCACCGTTTTCGTACTGGCCGTGTTCGTCGGCTTCTACGTCATCACCAACGTCAGCGCGTCGCTGCACACCCCGCTGATGGCCCAGACCAACGCCATCTCGGGGATCATCCTGGTCGGCGCCCTGTTGCAGCTCGGCAGCACCAACATCGCGGTCGAGGTGCTCGCGTTCATCGCAGCGACCGTCGCGGCCATCAACATCTTCGGTGGCTTCGGCGTGGCCGGCCGCATGATCGCCATGTTCCGAAAGGACGGCTGA
- the rpoB gene encoding DNA-directed RNA polymerase subunit beta, giving the protein MAVTTPPAPGTSPRVSFAKLNEPLEVPNLLALQTDSFEWLIGAPSWRARQEEPTPSGLDEILEEISPIEDFSGNLSLSFSDPRFDEVKATEEECRDKDMTYSAPLFVTAEFMNGETGEIKSQTVFMGDFPMMTRKGTFIINGTERVVVSQLVRSPGVYFDKSLDKTAGKDVFSVKVIPSRGAWLEFDIDKRDTIGVRIDRKRRQPVSVLLKALGWDTERIREHFSWSPVLLSTLEKDHIAGQDEALLDIYRKLRPGEPPTKESAQALLENLFFKDKRYDLAKVGRYKINKKLGLAKPTSHGTLTEDDLLSTVEYLLRLHEGQTEWDRSEDEAAAGSPTPVIPVLTDDIDHFGNRRLRTVGELIQNQVRVGLSRMERVVRERMTTQDVEAITPQTLINIRPVVASIKEFFGTSQLSQFMDQTNPLAGLTHKRRLSALGPGGLSRDRASLEVRDVHPSHYGRMCPIETPEGPNIGLIGSLSTFARVNPFGFIETPYRKVTDGVATDEIQYLTADEEDRYIIAQASAKLDAATGRFLESTVLVRRKGSGEVDQVDPSEVEYMDVSPRQIVSVATAMIPFLEHDEANRALMGANMQRQSVPLLRSEAPLVGTGMEARAAKDAGDVVVAEKSGVVEEATADYISVMADDGTHRTYRLNKFRRSNQGTSFNQKPIVEEGVRVEAGDVLADGPCTDGGEMALGKNLLVAFMPWEGHNYEDAIILSQRIVQDDVLTSIHIEEHEIDARDTKLGPEEITRDIPNISEDVLADLDERGIIRIGAEVQDGDILVGKVTPKGETELTPEERLLRAIFGEKAREVRDTSLKVPHGETGKVIGIRVFSRDDDGAELPPGVNELVRVYVAQKRKIQDGDKLAGRHGNKGVIGKILPVEDMPFLPDGTPVDIVLNPHGVPRRMNIGQILETHLGWVASQGWNVDGEPGWAKELAPEARSAEPWTNTATPVFSGASEDEIVGLLGSTIPTRDGERLVQTDGKATLFDGRSGEPFPYPVAVGYMYIIKLLHLVDDKIHARSTGPYSMITQQPLGGKAQFGGQRFGEMECWAMQAYGAAYTLQELLTIKSDDIVGRVKVYEAIVKGENIPEPGIPESFKVLLKELQALCLNVEVLASDGQRIEMRDSDDDDLERAAANLGINLSRNESASVDDLVN; this is encoded by the coding sequence TTGGCAGTCACCACGCCTCCGGCTCCCGGGACCTCCCCCCGGGTTTCCTTCGCGAAGCTGAATGAACCACTGGAAGTACCGAATCTCCTCGCCCTGCAGACCGATTCCTTCGAGTGGCTGATCGGTGCCCCTTCCTGGCGTGCGCGCCAGGAGGAGCCGACCCCCAGCGGTCTCGACGAGATCCTCGAGGAGATCTCCCCGATCGAGGACTTCTCCGGCAACCTGTCGCTGTCCTTCTCCGACCCCCGTTTCGACGAGGTCAAGGCGACCGAGGAGGAGTGCCGGGACAAGGACATGACCTACTCGGCGCCGCTCTTCGTGACCGCTGAGTTCATGAACGGCGAGACCGGCGAGATCAAGTCGCAGACCGTCTTCATGGGCGACTTCCCGATGATGACCCGCAAGGGCACTTTCATCATCAACGGCACCGAGCGGGTCGTCGTGAGCCAGCTCGTCCGGTCCCCGGGCGTCTACTTCGACAAGTCCCTGGACAAGACGGCCGGCAAGGACGTCTTCTCGGTCAAGGTCATCCCGTCGCGCGGTGCGTGGCTGGAGTTCGACATCGACAAGCGCGACACCATCGGCGTCCGCATCGACCGCAAGCGTCGCCAGCCGGTCTCCGTGCTGCTCAAGGCGCTGGGCTGGGACACCGAGCGGATCCGCGAGCACTTCTCGTGGTCGCCGGTGCTGCTGTCCACCCTGGAGAAGGACCACATCGCCGGGCAGGACGAGGCGCTGCTGGACATCTACCGCAAGCTGCGTCCGGGCGAGCCGCCGACGAAGGAGAGCGCTCAGGCCCTGCTGGAGAACCTGTTCTTCAAGGACAAGCGCTACGACCTGGCCAAGGTCGGTCGGTACAAGATCAACAAGAAGCTGGGCCTGGCCAAGCCGACCAGCCACGGCACGCTGACCGAGGACGACCTGCTGTCCACGGTCGAGTACCTGCTGCGTCTGCACGAGGGTCAGACCGAGTGGGACCGCTCCGAGGACGAAGCCGCGGCCGGTTCGCCGACCCCGGTGATCCCGGTGCTGACCGACGACATCGACCACTTCGGCAACCGTCGTCTGCGCACCGTCGGCGAGCTCATCCAGAACCAGGTCCGCGTCGGCCTGTCCCGGATGGAGCGCGTCGTCCGTGAGCGGATGACCACCCAGGACGTCGAGGCGATCACGCCGCAGACCCTGATCAACATCCGGCCGGTCGTCGCCTCCATCAAGGAGTTCTTCGGCACCAGCCAGCTGTCGCAGTTCATGGACCAGACCAACCCGCTCGCCGGTCTGACCCACAAGCGGCGTCTGTCGGCGCTCGGCCCGGGTGGTCTGTCCCGTGACCGCGCCTCGCTCGAGGTCCGCGACGTGCACCCGTCCCACTACGGCCGGATGTGCCCGATCGAGACCCCTGAGGGCCCGAACATCGGCCTCATCGGCTCGCTGTCGACCTTCGCCCGGGTCAACCCGTTCGGCTTCATCGAGACCCCGTACCGCAAGGTCACCGACGGTGTCGCCACCGACGAGATCCAGTACCTGACCGCCGACGAGGAGGACCGGTACATCATCGCCCAGGCGTCCGCCAAATTGGATGCCGCCACCGGTCGCTTCCTGGAGTCCACCGTCCTGGTGCGGCGCAAGGGCTCCGGCGAGGTCGACCAGGTCGACCCGTCCGAGGTCGAGTACATGGACGTCTCGCCGCGGCAGATCGTCTCGGTCGCGACCGCGATGATCCCGTTCCTGGAGCACGACGAGGCCAACCGTGCGCTCATGGGCGCCAACATGCAGCGCCAGTCCGTCCCGCTGCTGCGCAGCGAGGCGCCGCTGGTCGGCACCGGCATGGAGGCCCGTGCGGCCAAGGACGCCGGCGACGTGGTCGTGGCCGAGAAGTCCGGCGTGGTCGAGGAGGCCACCGCCGACTACATCTCGGTGATGGCCGACGACGGCACCCACCGCACCTACCGGCTGAACAAGTTCCGTCGGTCGAACCAGGGCACCAGCTTCAACCAGAAGCCGATCGTCGAGGAGGGCGTCCGGGTCGAGGCCGGCGACGTCCTCGCCGACGGGCCCTGCACCGACGGTGGCGAGATGGCGCTGGGCAAGAACCTGCTCGTCGCCTTCATGCCGTGGGAGGGCCACAACTACGAGGACGCGATCATCCTCAGCCAGCGCATCGTCCAGGACGACGTGCTGACCTCGATCCACATCGAGGAGCACGAGATCGACGCCCGCGACACCAAGCTCGGGCCGGAAGAGATCACCCGGGACATCCCGAACATCTCGGAAGATGTCCTCGCCGATCTTGACGAGCGGGGCATCATCCGCATCGGCGCCGAGGTGCAGGACGGCGACATCCTGGTCGGCAAGGTCACCCCCAAGGGCGAGACCGAGCTGACCCCGGAGGAGCGACTGCTGCGCGCGATCTTCGGCGAGAAGGCCCGCGAGGTCCGCGACACCTCCCTGAAGGTGCCGCACGGCGAGACCGGCAAGGTCATCGGCATCCGGGTGTTCAGCCGGGACGACGACGGCGCCGAGCTGCCCCCGGGCGTCAACGAGCTGGTCCGCGTCTACGTGGCCCAGAAGCGGAAGATCCAGGACGGCGACAAGCTCGCCGGCCGTCACGGCAACAAGGGTGTCATCGGCAAGATCCTGCCGGTCGAGGACATGCCGTTCCTGCCGGACGGCACCCCGGTCGACATCGTGCTCAACCCGCACGGTGTGCCGCGTCGTATGAACATCGGCCAGATCCTGGAGACCCACCTCGGGTGGGTCGCGAGTCAGGGCTGGAACGTCGACGGTGAGCCCGGCTGGGCCAAGGAGCTGGCCCCCGAGGCCCGCTCGGCCGAGCCGTGGACCAACACCGCGACCCCGGTGTTCTCGGGCGCCTCGGAGGACGAGATCGTCGGGCTGCTCGGCTCGACCATCCCGACCCGCGACGGCGAGCGGCTGGTCCAGACCGACGGCAAGGCGACGCTGTTCGACGGCCGTTCCGGGGAGCCGTTCCCGTACCCGGTCGCGGTCGGCTACATGTACATCATCAAGCTGCTGCACCTGGTCGACGACAAGATCCACGCCCGGTCGACCGGTCCGTACTCGATGATCACGCAGCAGCCGCTGGGTGGTAAGGCGCAGTTCGGTGGTCAGCGCTTCGGTGAGATGGAGTGCTGGGCCATGCAGGCCTACGGCGCGGCGTACACGCTGCAGGAGCTCCTGACCATCAAGTCGGACGACATCGTCGGCCGCGTGAAGGTCTACGAGGCCATCGTCAAGGGCGAGAACATCCCCGAGCCGGGCATCCCCGAGTCGTTCAAGGTGCTCCTCAAGGAGCTCCAGGCCCTGTGCCTGAACGTCGAGGTGCTGGCCAGCGACGGTCAGCGCATCGAGATGCGCGACAGCGACGACGACGACCTCGAGCGCGCCGCCGCCAACCTGGGGATCAACCTGTCCCGCAACGAGTCGGCTTCGGTCGACGACCTCGTGAACTGA
- a CDS encoding DNA-directed RNA polymerase subunit beta', whose protein sequence is MLDVNFFDELRIGLANADDIRAWSHGEVKKPETINYRTLKPEKDGLFCEKIFGPTRDWECACGKYKRVRFKGIICERCGVEVTRAKVRRERMGHIELAAPVTHIWYFKGVPSRLGYLLDLAPKDLEKIIYFAAYLITSIDDEARHNDLPTIEAEMGVERKNLENARDADLDARAKKLEADLAELEAEGAKSDVRRKVREGGEREQRQIRDRAQRAIDRLDEVLDTFRKLKVRDLIIDEVLYRELEDRFGDYFTGGMGAEALQKIIRDFDIDAESESLRDTIKNGKGQRKIRAIKRLKVVAAFQATNNSPLGMVLDCVPVIPPELRPMVQLDGGRFATSDLNDLYRRVINRNNRLKRLIDLGAPEIIVNNEKRMLQEAVDALFDNGRRGRPVTGPGNRPLKSLSDLLKGKQGRFRQNLLGKRVDYSGRSVIVVGPQLKLHQCGLPKLMALELFKPFVMKRLVDLNHAQNIKSAKRMVERQRPQVWDVLEEVISAHPVMLNRAPTLHRLGIQAFEPQLVEGKAIQLHPLVCAAFNADFDGDQMAVHVPLSAEAQAEARVLMLSSNNILSPGSGRPLAMPSLDLVTGLYYLCGLDEDGKGAGKVFSSPAEAIMALDAGLIDLRAPIKVRLPGSVIPGPDYVAPEVDPEFEVEEGGAWIADTTLGRVLFNDLLPAGYPFVNSELPKKRQAAIVNDLAEHYPMSLVAQTLDKLKEAGFHWATRSGMTVAIGDVIIPAAKAEILAKYDVQADRVEKAYQRGNLSHEERNDDLVKIWEAATREIEEALPPAYPKGNPVSTLVSAGAAGNWIQVRSLAGMKGVVANSKGQQIPRPIRSSFREGLSVLEYFINTHSARKGLADTALRTAESGYLTRRLVDVSQDVIVRESDCGTERGVELPLAERYADGSVHVHEHVETSIQGRVLATDLVAEDGTVVVPAGTDVREHHVAAAVEAGVLNAKVRSVLTCEAAIGTCAVCYGRSLATGNLVDVGEAVGIVAAQSIGEPGTQLTMRTFHTGAASGSSDITQGLPRVQELFEARVPKGKAPIADAAGRIRIEDADKFMKFTVVPDDGSEEIVYDKLPKTQRLATITVDGSERLLVDGDHVEVGQQLLEGNPDPHEVLRVMGPRQVQLHLVREVQQVYRSQGVSIHDKHIEVIIRQMLRRVTIIDSGSTDFLPGAVIERKEFEAQNRRVLAEGGEPAAGRPALMGITKASLATDSWLSAASFQETTRVLTDAAINARSDKLVGLKENVIIGKLIPAGTGIARYRDIQVQPTEEARAAAYALPAFDDTYYGSDSFGVATGASVPLDDFDLGGYR, encoded by the coding sequence GTGCTCGACGTCAACTTCTTCGACGAGTTGCGTATCGGTCTCGCCAACGCCGACGACATCCGTGCGTGGTCGCACGGCGAGGTCAAGAAGCCGGAAACCATCAACTACCGCACCCTCAAGCCGGAGAAGGACGGGCTCTTCTGCGAGAAGATCTTCGGGCCGACCCGCGACTGGGAGTGCGCCTGCGGCAAGTACAAGCGTGTCCGCTTCAAGGGCATCATCTGCGAGCGGTGTGGCGTCGAGGTCACCCGCGCGAAGGTGCGTCGTGAGCGGATGGGCCATATCGAGCTGGCCGCGCCGGTCACCCACATCTGGTACTTCAAGGGTGTCCCGTCGCGTCTGGGCTACCTGCTCGACCTCGCCCCGAAGGATCTCGAGAAGATCATCTACTTCGCGGCCTACCTGATCACCTCGATCGACGACGAGGCTCGGCACAACGATCTGCCGACCATCGAGGCCGAGATGGGCGTCGAGCGCAAGAACCTCGAGAACGCGCGGGACGCCGACCTGGACGCCCGGGCCAAGAAGCTCGAGGCCGACCTGGCCGAGCTGGAGGCCGAGGGTGCAAAGTCCGACGTGCGCCGCAAGGTGCGCGAGGGCGGCGAGCGGGAGCAGCGGCAGATCCGCGACCGCGCGCAGCGCGCGATCGACCGGCTCGACGAGGTGCTCGACACCTTCCGCAAGCTCAAGGTCCGCGACCTCATCATCGACGAGGTCCTGTACCGCGAGCTCGAGGACCGCTTCGGTGACTACTTCACCGGCGGCATGGGCGCCGAGGCGCTGCAGAAGATCATCCGTGACTTCGACATCGACGCCGAGTCCGAGTCGTTGCGCGACACCATCAAGAACGGCAAGGGCCAGCGCAAGATCCGCGCGATCAAGCGCCTGAAGGTCGTCGCCGCGTTCCAGGCGACCAACAACTCGCCGCTCGGCATGGTGCTCGACTGCGTCCCTGTCATCCCGCCGGAGCTGCGGCCGATGGTGCAGCTGGACGGTGGCCGCTTCGCGACCTCCGACCTCAACGACCTGTACCGCCGCGTCATCAACCGCAACAACCGGTTGAAGCGACTGATCGACCTCGGCGCGCCCGAGATCATCGTCAACAACGAGAAGCGGATGCTGCAGGAGGCCGTCGACGCGCTGTTCGACAACGGCCGTCGTGGCCGGCCGGTCACCGGCCCGGGCAACCGGCCGCTGAAGTCGCTGTCCGACCTGCTCAAGGGCAAGCAGGGCCGGTTCCGTCAGAACCTGCTCGGCAAGCGCGTCGACTACTCGGGCCGTTCGGTCATCGTGGTCGGCCCGCAGCTCAAGCTGCACCAGTGCGGTCTGCCCAAGCTGATGGCGCTCGAGCTGTTCAAGCCGTTCGTCATGAAGCGGTTGGTCGACCTCAACCACGCCCAGAACATCAAGTCGGCCAAGCGGATGGTCGAGCGTCAGCGGCCCCAGGTGTGGGACGTCCTCGAAGAGGTCATCTCCGCGCACCCGGTCATGCTGAACCGCGCGCCCACCCTGCACCGCCTCGGCATCCAGGCCTTCGAGCCGCAGCTGGTCGAGGGCAAGGCCATCCAGCTGCACCCGCTGGTCTGCGCCGCGTTCAACGCCGACTTCGACGGCGACCAGATGGCGGTCCACGTGCCGCTGTCCGCCGAGGCCCAGGCCGAGGCGCGCGTGCTGATGCTGTCGTCCAACAACATCCTGTCCCCGGGCTCCGGCCGGCCGCTGGCCATGCCGTCCCTGGACCTGGTGACCGGCCTGTACTACCTGTGCGGGCTTGACGAGGACGGCAAGGGGGCCGGGAAGGTCTTCTCCTCGCCGGCCGAGGCGATCATGGCGCTCGACGCCGGTCTGATCGACCTGCGGGCCCCGATCAAGGTGCGGCTCCCCGGTTCGGTCATCCCCGGCCCGGACTACGTCGCCCCCGAGGTCGACCCGGAGTTCGAGGTCGAGGAGGGCGGCGCCTGGATCGCCGACACCACGCTGGGCCGGGTGCTGTTCAACGACCTGCTGCCCGCCGGGTACCCGTTCGTCAACAGCGAGCTGCCCAAGAAGCGGCAGGCCGCGATCGTCAACGACCTCGCCGAGCACTACCCGATGTCCCTGGTCGCGCAGACCCTGGACAAGCTCAAGGAGGCCGGTTTCCACTGGGCCACCCGGTCGGGCATGACCGTCGCCATCGGCGACGTCATCATCCCGGCGGCCAAGGCGGAGATCCTGGCCAAGTACGACGTCCAGGCCGATCGGGTCGAGAAGGCGTACCAGCGCGGCAACCTGTCGCACGAGGAGCGCAACGACGACCTGGTCAAGATCTGGGAGGCGGCCACTCGCGAGATCGAGGAGGCGCTGCCGCCGGCGTACCCGAAGGGCAACCCGGTGTCCACGCTGGTGAGCGCGGGCGCGGCCGGTAACTGGATCCAGGTCCGGTCGCTGGCCGGCATGAAGGGTGTGGTGGCCAACTCCAAGGGTCAGCAGATCCCCCGGCCGATCCGGTCCTCGTTCCGTGAGGGCCTGTCGGTGCTGGAGTACTTCATCAACACGCACTCCGCCCGTAAGGGTCTGGCCGACACCGCGCTGCGCACGGCGGAGTCGGGTTACCTGACCCGTCGTCTGGTCGACGTCTCGCAGGACGTCATCGTCCGTGAGTCGGACTGTGGCACCGAGCGCGGCGTCGAGCTGCCGCTGGCCGAGCGGTACGCCGACGGCTCCGTCCACGTGCACGAGCACGTGGAGACCTCGATCCAGGGCCGCGTGCTGGCCACGGACCTGGTCGCCGAGGACGGCACCGTCGTGGTTCCGGCCGGGACCGACGTGCGCGAGCACCACGTCGCGGCCGCCGTCGAGGCGGGCGTCCTGAACGCCAAGGTCCGGTCCGTCCTCACCTGTGAGGCGGCCATCGGTACCTGCGCGGTCTGCTACGGACGGTCGCTGGCCACCGGCAACCTGGTGGACGTCGGCGAGGCCGTCGGCATCGTCGCCGCCCAGTCCATTGGTGAGCCGGGTACCCAGCTGACCATGCGGACCTTCCACACGGGTGCGGCGTCGGGTTCCTCCGACATCACCCAGGGTCTGCCGCGTGTCCAGGAGCTCTTCGAGGCCCGCGTCCCCAAGGGCAAGGCGCCCATCGCCGACGCCGCGGGACGCATCCGCATCGAGGACGCCGACAAGTTCATGAAGTTCACGGTCGTCCCCGACGACGGGTCCGAGGAGATCGTCTACGACAAGCTGCCGAAGACGCAGCGGCTCGCGACGATCACCGTGGACGGCTCCGAGCGTCTGCTGGTCGACGGTGACCACGTCGAGGTCGGGCAGCAGCTCCTCGAGGGCAACCCCGATCCGCACGAGGTGCTCCGCGTCATGGGCCCGCGTCAGGTGCAGCTACACCTGGTCCGCGAGGTCCAGCAGGTGTACCGCAGCCAGGGTGTGTCGATCCACGACAAGCACATCGAGGTGATCATCCGGCAGATGCTGCGCCGCGTGACCATCATCGATTCGGGGTCGACGGACTTCCTGCCGGGCGCGGTCATCGAGCGCAAGGAGTTCGAGGCGCAGAACCGTCGGGTGCTGGCCGAGGGTGGGGAGCCGGCCGCCGGTCGCCCCGCGCTCATGGGCATCACCAAGGCGTCGCTGGCCACCGACTCGTGGCTGTCGGCGGCTTCCTTCCAGGAGACGACCCGCGTCCTCACCGACGCGGCGATCAACGCCCGCAGCGACAAGCTGGTCGGCCTCAAGGAGAACGTCATCATCGGCAAGCTGATCCCGGCCGGTACGGGCATCGCCCGTTACCGGGACATCCAGGTGCAGCCGACCGAGGAGGCCCGCGCCGCGGCGTACGCCCTCCCCGCGTTCGACGACACCTACTACGGGTCCGATTCGTTCGGCGTCGCCACCGGTGCCTCGGTGCCGCTGGACGACTTCGATCTCGGCGGCTACCGCTGA